CCATTCCGCATAGTGCGATGGTTCCCATGGAGTTTGCGCTGTCCTCTACGTCACCGATCGGTGTTCCGCCATTTGCAAAGAGTTCTCTTTCCTGGCCGATTCCTGTATCCAGGACATCTGTCTGGTCAGGGAACACGATTGCAGGGATATTCAGGATGGAGAGTAATCTCTTGATCTCACGAATATCTCCCGGGTTCACAAAACCAGGGATTACGTTGAGTTTTCCGTTTGGCTTTGTCTTCTGTGCAAAGGTTGTGACAAATGACTTTACCATGTTGTCATAACCTGTTACGTGGGTTCCCACATAACTCGGGGTTGATGCTGCACAGAGCTTGATGGATGGGTCGATCAACTCTTCTTCCATTACATCTTCTATGATCTGGCCGACATCGTCACCAATTGTCTCTGACAGACATGTTGTGTGGATTGCAACCACTTCAGGTGTGTATACAGCTTCGATATTTGCAAGTGACTTCTTAAGGTTTGATGCACCACCGAATACTGCAGTTCCTTCATAGAAACTGCTGGTCGTACCGACCGTTGGTTCCCTGAAGTGCCTTGTAAGGCACATTCTCAGGTATGAGAGACATCCCTGTGAACCATGGCTGTGAGGCATACAGTTACGTATACCCAGTGCAGCATATGTTGCGCCAATTGGCTGGCATATCTTTGCAGGGTTAACAACCAGTGCATCTCTCTGGACATCTTCCTTTGGTGTATAATCTAACATTTTCAGGCCTCCTTATGCTCCCTTCCATGGGGTCTTCTGGAGCTTCCAGCTTGGGTTGTTCACTGACATGTCCACATCCTTGGCGAAGTTCAGTACACCAGTGAATCCGGTGTAACGACCGCTGTAGTCATAGGAGTGTATCTGTCTGGACGGGACTCCCATCTTCTGTGCCCAGTACTTATCCTTGATACCTGAACAGAACAGGTCCGGCTTGAGTTCCTTGATGAGGAATTCGGTCTCGTAGTGGTTAAGGTCATCCACAGCGATCGTACCCTCAGGCATTTCCGGAAGCATTCCGTCATAGGACATCAGTCCAAGCTTTTCCTTGAGTT
The window above is part of the Methanolobus zinderi genome. Proteins encoded here:
- the nifK gene encoding nitrogenase molybdenum-iron protein subunit beta is translated as MLDYTPKEDVQRDALVVNPAKICQPIGATYAALGIRNCMPHSHGSQGCLSYLRMCLTRHFREPTVGTTSSFYEGTAVFGGASNLKKSLANIEAVYTPEVVAIHTTCLSETIGDDVGQIIEDVMEEELIDPSIKLCAASTPSYVGTHVTGYDNMVKSFVTTFAQKTKPNGKLNVIPGFVNPGDIREIKRLLSILNIPAIVFPDQTDVLDTGIGQERELFANGGTPIGDVEDSANSMGTIALCGMAGGAAAKVFQNKFKMPVQIGPVPIGIRFTDRFVMKAAELADVAIPTELEHERSRVVDMMTDAHPHFYGKKVAIFGDCDIIEGLTSLVLEMGMEPTVILSGTVSKDFEERVSEMVHPLYPDSQILTGADLFTLHQIIKNEPVDMLIGNTYGKHMALAEDIPLVRVGFPVMDRANLHHFPVMGYAGAARLVEKIGNTFLDIKDKTIPEEELEVVQ